Proteins from a genomic interval of Daphnia pulex isolate KAP4 chromosome 4, ASM2113471v1:
- the LOC124192098 gene encoding autophagy-related protein 2 homolog A-like isoform X1, with product MPWYFPWSEAIKKRACRYLLQHYLGRFLETKLGLDQLSVDLYKGTGCVKDVNLDVEALNDLSDEQGFPVEFLDGSIAEVSVSVPWSALLSDSSFVEIKGLCLVVNPKQQCKNAFMWESMINSMIMTTSMQLAEECLKQNEGEPLDESQNSFEGLELFAQTLETVLARIKVRFIDTVIRLEHVPQSSLSGVGIEIHIKRVDYYDMAGLDQSIPKGEQIVNEKSAYATKKLRLEGVSIYSDEFAANEKTQSRSYCSSSESASNSDSFSESNQSNKSQEQIKVSDTTILCGKLSGRHEIAVRYKQCDTLPGPKMELDVTLGSTLVFISPRQLHSFHAIFQALLLPTSEINIKCKRTEKPMQLSDYRRIENELQQQIKQTTSTTNVPGESLSRKGWSTGYLDDSDDEFHAFEPSSPEKIQMESKHQRPSTGSSCENNGRNDSPSTRPCKANNRTFHNLSENGFSATEDNAAVRMRFSVKMGSLAALLLHEDILTCSSTTGQLAASSVEQMRSLANFFFGKLGLFSLAGAGIKDLSVAKEKLDSACTKSYLRIILAPISITGTEQDSAVGTTLEFNLTVAVADVLECLLEKNPSVPNSGIDYSSIINFFPNVDGSIQPKPNLQLKFVSHQPGRILQKVRNPSKPEMHINICLSPCEVEIDMSIVDRITALLNRPNFLNSPKAKFNQMYQEKHPSVDAILDNDSLCQTYFSVSSPKINVKLRFPIPDLRPVHDMQRNPWWRRCLRPDILSFALYEVVLNSTFVPNETITTFHLVCKEALGSYQEKAGQETINFLQATAQDGDDVDIADGAGHYDLPRITFTLRPSQTNGFELEDHDETNHENEEDIDVMTMSTGEALLGITSSQPSPFSKQRRIHKGHNHRDEGSTLDELLVPGNSEEIAEFMAVASKMCLTQIDISIPKATILLPSKQFFETIYNRLSTDLCLWEPSAPEYFASHGHETQNMSSFSGLSSAVLQSPIPNMFIMCKSGVAYESDSESDEGESGTFSYMKNRQDQWNIKKCAKSSPSKMCVSVNIGKGSGTLFCQLKDSFGNDSMTHHGEVQCTVEDGRLFSVTAFKGDAQTGYVCFQASKASLSHNGYVLNSYDDVGNRPNSKIHQTSRVDQVIYPSSNDTKVGREQLESGPMLSLALKIHNDTRQDVKTFKTAISLQGGTLRHRFGLPAQSWFNQLIDFFDVVDYPIAGYRTPTVITELHLNLSNCGIDYRPLYLPARAFLSLGTLNVSSNIMAQTNSSVLRFVMEDAALYLSNRVSYGTVNLRRDYVCVLDIDLIELSLRIREKQQPTETSSKNKIEIGEIKSPFVELQASLNVVRLRTCADSCRLLLDLITYLADDGDFDEKGIAMSEDSSESGLMRSGLNSAVGGSLSSLHGQEVEAQVNDLMAEAMQDSSPVQHQRPQKVSPKEHLVSNTTEVFFFPDENRAPIKKENVVDDQSEPCGIWHKEIDQQLMDDALDPACDDCPKLEEEFCILENDPGIGFTPRGGEPQIRQLTSDPVQVVEGHFAPPIGKTDVLKAPKNFPVPVMRYTLGEMTVIWEVFGGQDFPKLSSTSFPSSSKNKFHRTVSFSKDSQEQVKIRPSTENKSHLAGSSSSGGRRLQNHTGGCNRQQDVKLELQMNKVRFIHEVYPEDTFQASRQVLTIGDIEIRDRLAESHINKFLYQYCCEARPRQAHANMVLIKALHVRPDLHLPALECCLKVSILPLRLHIDQDTLTFMSEFSSALSEAGGHSEEEEGGKSSMNTPTAVPVMGVAGEVISPTMGSRDFPNQPDSISSADSSDLAVSPPVYFRSFIFSPDVLIRFDYHGKGVDLSQGPSFSGLLVGLGQLNCSQLTLKRLSHRHGLLGAHKLIAYALNEWLMDIKKNQLPSVMAGVGPMHSIVQLVQGVRDLFWLPIEQFQKDGRIVRGLQRGANAFSTSAALAILELTSRLVQTLQSAAETAYDVVSPGPSVRRTRTGSRGRRRRQVQPVDIRDGVAKAYQVVREGLGETAQTLVRVANEEAEQKGMTGAVGGVLRQIPPIVVKPIILATEATFNVIGGVQSQLMPDTRKEASDKWRQDD from the exons ATGCCTTGGTACTTTCCTTGGTCTGAGGCTATCAAGAAAAGGGCATGCAGATATTTGCTGCAACATTATCTTGGTCGATTCTTGGAAACAAAATTAGGATTAGATCAATTGAGTGTAGATCTGTACAAAGGAACTGGTTGTGTAAAAGATGTAAACCTTGATGTAGAG gCATTGAATGACCTTAGTGATGAACAAGGTTTTCCAGTAGAATTTTTAGATGGGTCTATAGCAGAAGTATCAGTGTCTGTTCCATGGTCAGCTCTACTCAGTGACAGTAGTTTTGTAGAAATAAAAGGACTTTGCTTGGTTGTTAATCCAAAGCAACAATGCAAGAATG CATTTATGTGGGAATCTATGATCAATAGTATGATTATGACTACAAGTATGCAGCTTGCAGAAGAGTGCTTGAAGCAAAATGAAGGTGAACCTTTGGATGAATCTCAAAATTCCTTTGAGGGACTGGAATTATTTGCCCAAACACTCGAAACAGTTCTAGCACGCATTAAAGTTCGCTTCATTGACACTGTCATCAGATTGGAACATGTTCCTCAAAGCTCTCTGTCAGGTGTTGGAATAGAAATCCATATTAAAag AGTGGATTACTATGATATGGCAGGACTGGACCAAAGTATTCCTAAAGGAGAGCAAATTGTCAATGAAAAATCAGCATATGCAACTAAAAAATTGAGATTGGAAGGTGTTTCAATCTATTCTGATGAATTTGCCGCAAATGAAAAAACACAGTCAAGAAGCTattgttcttcttctgaaaGTGCCTCGAATTCCGATTCGTTTTCAGAATCCAATCAAAGCAATAAGTCTCAAGagcaaataaaagtttccGATACTACGATTCTTTGTGGAAAACTAAGTGGCAGACATGAAATAGCAGTACGATACAAACAGTGTGACACCTTGCCAGGGCCCAAG ATGGAGCTAGACGTAACACTGGGGTCAACGCTCGTATTCATTTCACCTCGGCAACTTCATTCATTCCATGCGATATTTCAAGCTTTGCTCCTGCCAACTTCTGAGATTaa CATCAAATGCAAACGTACTGAAAAGCCTATGCAACTCTCAGACTATCGCCGGATCGAAAACGAGctccaacaacaaataaaacaaacaactagTACGACAAACGTTCCAGGAGAATCACTGAGTAGGAAAGGCTGGTCCACTGGATACTTAG ATGACAGTGATGATGAGTTTCATGCTTTTGAACCATCGTCCCCCGAGAAAATACAAATGGAATCAAAACATCAGCGACCTTCAACTGGCTCATC ATGTGAAAACAACGGGCGTAACGATTCTCCTTCAACTCGACCTTGCAAAGCTAACAATCGTACCTTCCACA ATTTGTCTGAGAATGGATTCTCCGCGACGGAGGATAACGCAGCTGTGCGAATGCGGTTCTCTGTTAAAATGGGAAGTCTAGCAGCTCTGCTGCTTCATGAAGATATCCTCACTTGCAGTTCAACTACAGGCCAATTAGCAGCTTCTTCCGTTGAACAGATGCGTTCTTTggccaattttttctttggaaaactAGGGCTATTTAGTTTGGCTGGAGCTGGAATTAAAGATTTATCTGTTGCTAAAGAAAAGCTTGATTCGGCCTGTACTAAAAGTTATTTACG AATTATTCTGGCCCCTATAAGTATTACTGGCACCGAGCAGGATTCTGCTGTAGGAACTACTTTGGAATTTAATTTGACCGTGGCCGTGGCAGACGTCTTGGAATGCCTCTTAGAAAAAAATCCTTCAGTGCCTAATAGTGGGATTGACTACAGTTCC ATTATCAACTTCTTCCCGAATGTGGATGGATCTATCCAACCAAAGCCAAACCTTCAGTTGAAGTTTGTTTCTCATCAACCGGGGCGTATTTTACAGAAAGTTCGCAACCCTTCCAAACCCGAGATGCATATCAA TATTTGCCTCAGTCCGTGCGAGGTTGAAATCGATATGTCGATAGTTGATCGTATTACAGCCCTTTTAAATCGGCCGAATTTCTTGAATAGTCCAAAGGCTAAGTTCAATCAAATGTATCAG GAGAAGCATCCCAGCGTTGATGCCATCTTAGACAATGATTCACTTTGTCAGACATACTTCAGTGTGTCATCACCCAAAATTAATGTTAAGTTGAG GTTCCCTATTCCGGATTTGCGGCCTGTCCATGATATGCAGCGGAACCCTTGGTGGCGAAGGTGTCTTCGTCCCGATATTTTATCCTTTGCTCTCTATGAAGTAGTTTTAAACTCTACATTCGTTCCCAACGAAACAATTACAACTTTCCACCTTGTCTGCAAAGAAGCACTTGGTAGCTACCAAGAAAAAGCGGGCCAAGAAACCATAAACTTTTTGCAAGCTACTGCTCAAGATGGGGACGACGTTGATATAGCTGACGGTGCTGGGCATTATGACCTACCTCGAATAACATTTACACTTCGACCTTCTCAAACTAATGGTTTTGAGCTAGAAGATCACGATGAAACAAACCacgaaaacgaagaagatATCGATGTCATGACTATGTCAACAGGAGAAGCTTTACTTGGTATAACTTCTTCCCAACCCTCACCTTTCAGTAAACAACGGCGCATTCATAAAGGACATAATCATCGTGACGAAG GTTCGACTCTAGATGAGTTGCTGGTTCCTGGCAACAGTGAAGAGATCGCGGAGTTTATGGCTGTAGCTTCAAAAATGTGTCTAACTCAGATAGACATTTCCATTCCGAAGGCTACGATTCTGTTGCCATCAAAACAGTTTTTTGAAACGATCTACAACAGGCTTTCAACGGATTTATGCTTGTGGGAGCCATCGGCTCCTGAATATTTCGCCTCTCATGGACATGAGACTCAAAACATGTCCAGTTTCAGTGGACTTAGTTCAGCTGTTTTGCAAAGCCCGATTCCTAATATGTTTATTATGTGCAAATCTGGAGTGGCTTACG AATCGGATTCGGAGTCTGATGAAGGTGAAAGTGGGACTTTTTCTTACATGAAAAATCGTCAAGATCAATGGAACATTAAAAAATGCGCAAAATCTTCTCCAAGTAAAATGTGTGTATCAGTCAATATTGGCAAAGGATCTGGAACGTTGTTCTGTCAACTCAAG GATTCATTTGGCAACGATAGTATGACTCACCATGGAGAGGTCCAGTGTACAGTCGAAGACGGGAGGCTGTTTTCAGTGACCGCTTTTAAAGGAGATGCTCAAACGGGATACGTCTGTTTTCAAGCTTCAAAAGCATCTCTGTCTCATAATG GGTATGTTCTAAATTCTTACGATGATGTTGGTAATCGACCCAACTCCAAAATCCACCAAACAAGCCGAGTCGATCAGGTTATTTACCCATCATCTAATGATACCAAAGTGGGGCGTGAACAGTTAGAAAGCGGGCCGATGCTTTCTTTGGCCTTAAAGATTCATAATGATACCCGCCAGGACGTAAAG acTTTCAAAACGGCTATCTCGCTTCAAGGAGGGACTCTTCGTCATCGATTTGGTCTTCCAGCTCAGAGTTGGTTCAACCAGCTTATCGACTTCTTTGACGTTGTTGACTATCCTATAGCAGGATATCGTACACCTACTGTTATTACAGAACTTCATCTGAATCTTTCAAACTGCGGAATCGACTATAG gccACTTTATTTGCCCGCTAGAGCATTTCTTAGTCTTGGGACATTGAATGTATCTAGCAACATCATGGCTCAAACCAACTCTTCGGTGCTACGTTTCGTTATGGAAGATGCCGCCTTATATTTGTCAAATCGTGTAAGCTACGGAACGGTAAATCTTCGGCGAGACTACGTCTGCGTCTTAGATATTGACCTGATCGAGTTGTCTTTAAGAATAcgcgaaaaacaacaacctaCGGAAACCtcgtcaaaaaacaaaattgaaatcggCGAAATCAAAAGTCCTTTTGTTGAACTACAAGCATCTTTAAATGTAGTACGTTTAAGGACTTGCGCTGATTCTTGTCGCCTGTTACTCGATCTAATAACATATTTGGCTGATGACGGGGATTTCGATGAAAAAGGAATCGCCATGTCGGAAGACTCGAGTGAAAGTGGTTTGATGAGAAGTGGGTTGAATAGTGCAGTAGGGGGTTCTCTGTCATCTCTTCATGGACAGGAAGTAGAAGCACAAGTCAATGATCTGATGGCCGAAGCAATGCAAGATTCAAGTCCTGTCCAGCATCAGCGGCCTCAGAAAGTATCACCAAAAGAACATTTGGTTTCCAATACGACTGAAGTGTTCTTCTTTCCGGATGAGAATCGAGCTCCTATTAAGAAGGAGAATGTTGTTGACGATCAAAGCGAACCCTGCGGAATTTGGCACAAGGAAATAGATCAGCAACTTATGGACGATGCTCTTGATCCTGCGTGCGACGATTGTCCGAaattagaagaagaattttgcATCTTGGAAAATGATCCTGGCATCGGCTTTACG CCTCGTGGAGGTGAACCCCAAATTCGTCAGTTAACGTCAGATCCAGTTCAAGTTGTCGAGGGACACTTTGCGCCTCCTATTGGAAAAACTGATGTTCTTAAAGCTCCAAAAAATTTTCCTGTCCCGGTCATGCGCTACACCTTGGGGGAAATGACTGTGATTTGGGAAGTCTTTGGTGGTCAAGATTTCCCAAAATTATCATCTACTTCATTTCCTAGTTcaag CAAAAACAAGTTTCATCGAACTGTTAGTTTTTCAAAAGACAGTCAGGAACAAGTGAAAATTCGACCATCAACTGAAAATAAATCCCACTTAGCTGGGAGCTCCAGTAGTGGTGGACGTAGGCTTCAGAACCATACAGGAGGTTGTAACAGACAACAGGATGTCAAATTAGAGCTCCAAATGAATAAG GTTCGCTTCATACACGAGGTATACCCTGAGGATACTTTCCAAGCTTCTCGTCAAGTCCTGACAATTGGTGATATAGAAATCAGGGATCGCCTAGCCGAATCACatatcaacaaatttttgtatCAATACTGCTGTGAGGCTCGACCCCGACAAGCTCATGCTAATATGGTTCTGATTAAAGCGTTACATGTTAGACCTGATTTGCATCTTCCGGCTTTGGAGTGCTGTTTAAAA GTCTCTATTTTACCTCTACGCCTACATATAGATCAAGACACGCTTACTTTTATGAGTGAATTTTCCTCTGCCTTGTCCGAAGCAGGAGGCCATAGTGAAG aagaagaaggggggaaatccTCCATGAATACACCTACTGCAGTTCCCGTGATGGGTGTAGCAGGCGAAGTTATTTCACCAACTATGGGTAGCCGAGACTTTCCGAATCAACCAGATTCAATTAGTAGTGCCGACAGCAGCGACTTAGCAGTTTCCCCACCCGTATACTTTAGATCGTTTATCTTTTCCCCCGACGTTTTGATTCGTTTTGACTATCACGGCAAAGGGGTTGATCTTAGCCAAGGTCCGTCTTTTTCTGGACTTTTGGTCGGGCTTGGACAATTGAATTGTTCGCAGTTGACTCTTAAACGACTTTCCCATCGTCATGG GCTTTTAGGTGCTCATAAGCTGATTGCATATGCACTTAATGAGTGGCTAATGGacataaaaaagaatcaactACCCTCTGTGATGGCTGGTGTGGGACCGATGCATTCAATAGTTCAATTAG TTCAAGGAGTCCGCGATCTCTTTTGGTTACCAATcgaacaatttcaaaaagatggCCGAATCGTACGTGGACTGCAGCGCGGTGCTAATGCATTTAGTACCTCGGCTGCGTTGGCAATTTTGGAATTGACTTCTCGGCTGGTACAGACATTACAG AGCGCTGCAGAAACGGCATACGACGTAGTTTCGCCTGGCCCAAGTGTAAGGAGAACTCGAACGGGATCCCGAGGACGCCGTCGTCGACAAGTCCAGCCCGTAGACATCCGCGATGGAGTAGCAAAAGCTTACCAAGTCGTTAgagaa GGTTTGGGAGAAACCGCTCAAACTTTAGTCCGTGTCGCTAACGAAGAAGCCGAGCAAAAAGGTATGACAGGAGCCGTAGGTGGTGTTTTACGACAAATTCCTCCCATTGTAGTCAAGCCGATAATTTTAGCAACTGAAGCCACTTTCAATGTGATTGGTGGCGTTCAAAGCCAGTTAATGCCCGACACGCGCAAGGAAGCCAGTGACAAATGGAGACAAGACGATTGA